A window from Betta splendens chromosome 1, fBetSpl5.4, whole genome shotgun sequence encodes these proteins:
- the pld5 gene encoding inactive phospholipase D5 isoform X1 gives MELSDDPRSRGQDKAPAVLPLRTSSCSLSASTFIRRSIKLEQTQQKCIAVFALLCCSGVLLALIFSSVDLWGDDEDGITEENCSSKCRVVLVENLPDGLSLAHLPVAAGFHGLLDRAQHSVEVVSPVWDLNSWDAEPAPGAARQGQRLFQRLLGLDSRGVKLKIASSLTNSAELRALAAHNAEVHFVNMTALTRGTLRSSFWIVDRKHIYVGSADMSWRSLSKRKELGVVLYNCSCLALDLHRVFSFYWQLHERDYIPSIWSKRVTALYGRHEGLELQLNATEAAAYVSTSPEAFCPKDRTRDVDAIYHVLQRARAFAFISVTDYLPLVNRSYRGASVTRYWSPIDEMIREAVVLRGLRVRLLISFWKKTHPLTFNFVTSLKSLCMQLHNCSLEVRFFSHREQKDDIQHGLNHNKYMVTDAGVYIGNHDWVGNDFALNAGVGLVVMMRNSLTDTGATIVEQVKAAFDRDWRSRYAKSL, from the exons ATGGAGCTGTCAGATGATCCAAGGTCGAGGGGGCAGGACAAGGCTCCCGCCGTCCTCCCGCtgagaaccagcagctgcagcctctctgcctcTACCTTCATCCGGCGCAGCATCAAGCTGGAGCAG ACCCAGCAGAAGTGCATCGCCGTCTTcgcgctgctctgctgctctggcgTGCTGCTGGCGCTCATCTTCTCGTCTGTGGACCTATGGGGGGATGACGAGGACGGCATCACGGAGGAGAACTGCAGCAGCAAGTGCCG CGTCGTCCTGGTGGAGAACCTCCCGGACGGGCTCTCTCTCGCCCACCTCCCCGTCGCCGCCGGCTTCCACGGCCTGTTGGACCGGGCCCAGCACTCGGTGGAGGTGGTGTCGCCCGTGTGGGACCTGAACTCGTGGGACGCGGAGCCGGCGCCGGGCGCCGCCAGGCAG GGTCAGCGTTTGTTCCAGAGGCTGCTCGGCCTCGACTCTCGTGGGGTTAAACTGAAGATTGCCAGCAGCCTGACTAACTCGGCCGAACTGAGGGCCTTGGCGgcgcaca ATGCCGAGGTCCACTTCGTTAACATGACGGCTCTCACCAGAGGAACGCTCCGCTCCTCCTTCTGGATCGTGGACCGGAAGCACATCTACGTGGGGAGCGCCGACATGTCCTGGAGGTCACTGTCCAAG aggaaggagctgggCGTGGTGCTGTACAACTGCAGCTGCCTGGCGCTGGACCTCCACAGAGTCTTCTCCTTCTACTGGCAGCTCCACGAGAGGGACTACATCCCCTCCATCTGGTCGAAGAGGGTCACAGCCCTCTACGGGAGGCACGAgggcctggagctgcagctcaacgCCACCGAGGCCGCCGCCTACGTGTCT ACCTCTCCCGAAGCCTTCTGCCCCAAGGATCGCACCAGAGACGTGGACGCCATTTATCACGTGCTCCAGAGGGCGAGGGCGTTCGCCTTCATCTCCGTGACGGACTACCTGCCGCTGGTCAAcaggagctacagaggagccTCAGTCACGAG GTACTGGTCGCCCATCGATGAAATGATCCGAGAGGCCGTCGTGCTGAGAGGACTTCGGGTTCGTCTGCTGATAAGCTTCTGGAAGAAGACTCACCCTCTCACCTTTAACTTCGTCACCTCCCTGAAGTCGCTCTGCATGCAGCTGCACAACTGTTCACTGGAGGTG AGGTTTTTTAGTCACCGAGAGCAGAAGGACGACATCCAACATGGACTCAACCACAACAAGTACATGGTGACGGACGCCGGCGTTTACATTG GGAACCACGACTGGGTCGGGAATGACTTCGCTCTGAACGCCGGCGTGGGCCTGGTCGTCATGATGAGAAACAGCCTGACGGACACAGGAGCCACCATCGTGGAGCAGGTCAAGGCTGCCTTTGACAGAGACTGGAGGTCCCGCTACGCTAAGAGCCTGTGA
- the pld5 gene encoding inactive phospholipase D5 isoform X2 yields the protein MAGAAAQEPVKTQQKCIAVFALLCCSGVLLALIFSSVDLWGDDEDGITEENCSSKCRVVLVENLPDGLSLAHLPVAAGFHGLLDRAQHSVEVVSPVWDLNSWDAEPAPGAARQGQRLFQRLLGLDSRGVKLKIASSLTNSAELRALAAHNAEVHFVNMTALTRGTLRSSFWIVDRKHIYVGSADMSWRSLSKRKELGVVLYNCSCLALDLHRVFSFYWQLHERDYIPSIWSKRVTALYGRHEGLELQLNATEAAAYVSTSPEAFCPKDRTRDVDAIYHVLQRARAFAFISVTDYLPLVNRSYRGASVTRYWSPIDEMIREAVVLRGLRVRLLISFWKKTHPLTFNFVTSLKSLCMQLHNCSLEVRFFSHREQKDDIQHGLNHNKYMVTDAGVYIGNHDWVGNDFALNAGVGLVVMMRNSLTDTGATIVEQVKAAFDRDWRSRYAKSL from the exons ATGGCGGGAGCCGCCGCACAGGAGCCCGTGAAG ACCCAGCAGAAGTGCATCGCCGTCTTcgcgctgctctgctgctctggcgTGCTGCTGGCGCTCATCTTCTCGTCTGTGGACCTATGGGGGGATGACGAGGACGGCATCACGGAGGAGAACTGCAGCAGCAAGTGCCG CGTCGTCCTGGTGGAGAACCTCCCGGACGGGCTCTCTCTCGCCCACCTCCCCGTCGCCGCCGGCTTCCACGGCCTGTTGGACCGGGCCCAGCACTCGGTGGAGGTGGTGTCGCCCGTGTGGGACCTGAACTCGTGGGACGCGGAGCCGGCGCCGGGCGCCGCCAGGCAG GGTCAGCGTTTGTTCCAGAGGCTGCTCGGCCTCGACTCTCGTGGGGTTAAACTGAAGATTGCCAGCAGCCTGACTAACTCGGCCGAACTGAGGGCCTTGGCGgcgcaca ATGCCGAGGTCCACTTCGTTAACATGACGGCTCTCACCAGAGGAACGCTCCGCTCCTCCTTCTGGATCGTGGACCGGAAGCACATCTACGTGGGGAGCGCCGACATGTCCTGGAGGTCACTGTCCAAG aggaaggagctgggCGTGGTGCTGTACAACTGCAGCTGCCTGGCGCTGGACCTCCACAGAGTCTTCTCCTTCTACTGGCAGCTCCACGAGAGGGACTACATCCCCTCCATCTGGTCGAAGAGGGTCACAGCCCTCTACGGGAGGCACGAgggcctggagctgcagctcaacgCCACCGAGGCCGCCGCCTACGTGTCT ACCTCTCCCGAAGCCTTCTGCCCCAAGGATCGCACCAGAGACGTGGACGCCATTTATCACGTGCTCCAGAGGGCGAGGGCGTTCGCCTTCATCTCCGTGACGGACTACCTGCCGCTGGTCAAcaggagctacagaggagccTCAGTCACGAG GTACTGGTCGCCCATCGATGAAATGATCCGAGAGGCCGTCGTGCTGAGAGGACTTCGGGTTCGTCTGCTGATAAGCTTCTGGAAGAAGACTCACCCTCTCACCTTTAACTTCGTCACCTCCCTGAAGTCGCTCTGCATGCAGCTGCACAACTGTTCACTGGAGGTG AGGTTTTTTAGTCACCGAGAGCAGAAGGACGACATCCAACATGGACTCAACCACAACAAGTACATGGTGACGGACGCCGGCGTTTACATTG GGAACCACGACTGGGTCGGGAATGACTTCGCTCTGAACGCCGGCGTGGGCCTGGTCGTCATGATGAGAAACAGCCTGACGGACACAGGAGCCACCATCGTGGAGCAGGTCAAGGCTGCCTTTGACAGAGACTGGAGGTCCCGCTACGCTAAGAGCCTGTGA